The following nucleotide sequence is from Polyangia bacterium.
AAGATCGCGCTTGGCCACCACCGCGAGGACGCCCTGGAGACGCTGCTCTTGAACCTTTTCTTCGGCGGCAAGCTGGCGACGATGCCGCCGCGGTTGACCAGCGACGACGGCCGCCACGTGGTCATTCGCCCCCTCATCTACTGCGCCGAGCAGCGCCTGGCGGCGTTCGCCACGCAGCACGCGTTTCCGATCTTGCCGTGCAATTTGTGCGGTTCGCAGTCCGAAGCGCAGCGCAAGCAGATGAAGGCGTTGCTGGCTCAGCTGGAGACCAAACACCCGACCCTGCGCCAGACCATGCTGGCGGCGCTGGGCAACGTGAACCCGTCGCACCTTTTGGACCGTCGGTGGCAAGGCGCGGAGGCGGCGAAAGCTGCCAGCACGGCGCCGAACAACGGCGATGTCGAACGCCTGATCGCGCTCGGTCCCCCGCCGCAGACGCGCGTCTGACCGCTGGGCTGGCGCCGCCTAGGCGGTCCCGCGCCGGGAGATACCGCGGGACTTGCTGCCGCTGGCGCCAGCCGGCACGCGCGGCGTGCTGGACGGTTTCATTTTCCGCAGCGGGCGCAACAGCGCCAGATTCAGGACCTCGGTCATATCGCGCACGGGCTTTATCGTCAGCTTGGCGCGAACGTGGTCGGGGATCTCTGAAAGCTCGGGCGCGTTGGCGTACGGGATGATGACCATGGTCATTCCGGCGCGCGCCGCCGCCAGCAGCTTTTCTTTCAGACCGCCGATGGGCAGGACCTTTCCGCGCAGGGTCAACTCGCCGGTCATGGCCACGTCGTGGCGCACGGGAACGCCGGAGATCAGCGACACCAGCGCGCAGGCCATGGTCACGCCCGCCGACGGGCCGTCCTTGGGCACGGCGCCCGAGGGCACGTGAATGTGCAACTCGCGGCCGGCGTAGAACTCGTTGCGCAGGCCCAGCATCAGGGCATGCGCGCGCGCGAACGACAGCGCCGCTTGCGCCGACTCTTTCATCACGTCGCCGAGCTGCCCGGTCAGGATCAACGATCCCTTGCCGGCCATGGTTTGCGCTTCGACGTGCAGCACCTCCCCTCCGTACGGCGTCCAGGCCAGGCCGTTGACGGTGCCGACCTCGTCGGTGCCACGGCGTTCTTCCGGCAAATATCGTGGCGGCCCCAGGAACTTCGGCAGATCTTCTGGAGTCAAAGTCGGACCGGAGTGGGCCTTGCGCGGTTTGGACGAACTGGCCGCCGCCTTCGCTCGATCGGCCGACGCCGCCTGCGCGCTGTCTTCCACCACCCGGCGCGCCACCTTGCGGGCCAGCTGGGCCACCAAGCGTTCCAGCTCGCGAAGGCCCGACTCGCGCGTGTACTCGCTGATGATCTTTTGCAAGATCGGCCGCCCGACGATGATGTCCTTGGCGGTCAAACCCGCGTCGGTGATCTGCTTGGGCACCAGGAATCTTTCGGCGATGACCAGCTTTTCTTCCTCGCTGTAGCCGGACAGACGCAGCGTCTCCATGCGATCGCGCAGGGGCGGCGGGATGGTCTCCGGCAAGTTGGCCGTGGCGATGAAAAGAACGCGCGACAGATCGAACGGCACGCCCAGGTAGTGGTCGCGGAAGTTGTGGTTCTGTTCCGGATCCAGCACCTCCAGCAGCGCCGCCGACGGATCGCCGCGCACGTCGGCGCCCAACTTGTCG
It contains:
- the ttcA gene encoding tRNA 2-thiocytidine(32) synthetase TtcA gives rise to the protein MDLTRALLRDVGRAVGDYQLIQDGDRILVAMSGGKDSYGLMVLLRTMQKRAPVRFDLLAVHLDQGHPGYDGSPLVRWLEQEQIPHHVLHEDTYSIVTDKVPEGKTYCSLCSRLRRGILYRAATERGCNKIALGHHREDALETLLLNLFFGGKLATMPPRLTSDDGRHVVIRPLIYCAEQRLAAFATQHAFPILPCNLCGSQSEAQRKQMKALLAQLETKHPTLRQTMLAALGNVNPSHLLDRRWQGAEAAKAASTAPNNGDVERLIALGPPPQTRV